One Solanum lycopersicum chromosome 4, SLM_r2.1 DNA window includes the following coding sequences:
- the LOC138348309 gene encoding S-adenosyl-L-methionine:benzoic acid/salicylic acid carboxyl methyltransferase 3-like isoform X1, with the protein MEVTKVLLMNGGMGDASYAKNSLLQQKVILMTKSITDEAISSLYNNLSSRETICIADLGCSSGPNTFLSVSQFIQTIDKERKKKGRHKSPEFHVFLNDLPSNDFNTIFRLLPTFHQSLKKQNMGEDGSLFDPSNCFVTGVAGSFYTRLFPSNSLHFVHSSYSLHWLSQIRFRVEAHLVEQFESELGVVMARNRTSASGGQDPIPAPASGNTVRSRGRR; encoded by the exons atggaGGTCACTaaagttcttctcatgaatGGAGGAATGGGAGATGCTAGCTATGCCAAAAATTCTCTGCTTCAG CAAAAGGTGATCCTCATGACGAAATCAATAACAGATGAAGCCATATCTTCTCTCTACAACAACCTTTCCTCAAGAGAAACGATATGCATTGCGGATTTAGGTTGTTCTTCTGGACCAAACACTTTTTTGTCAGTCTCTCAATTCATTCAAACTAttgataaagaaagaaaaaagaagggaCGTCATAAGTCGCCGGAATTTCATGTTTTCTTGAATGATCTTCCTAGCAATGATTTCAATACCATTTTTCGATTGCTACCAACATTCCATCAAAGTTTGAAGAAGCAAAATATGGGAGAAGATGGATCATTATTTGATCCTTCAAATTGCTTTGTGACAGGAGTTGCTGGTTCATTTTATACTAGACTTTTTCCTTCCAATAGCCTACACTTTGTCCACTCCTCTTATAGTCTTCATTGGCTTTCTCAA attcgattccgagtagaagcacatctcgtggagcaatttgagtccgagcttggagttgtg atggcgaggaatcgtacatcggcaagtggtggtcaggATCCTATTCCTGCGCCTGCTTCTGGGAACACTGTCCGAAGTAGAGGTAGGAGATGA
- the LOC138348307 gene encoding uncharacterized protein isoform X4: MSGILEGMAQVGALPVTSDGSQTRVGGQTSDPIVAPDSQTPRTQPAAVVAPRLDSIEFPDMTSHLVNRPSMTIDEQKMFGRFRLMNPPTYTGDLAEDAYEFIVSCHERLHNLGLVESHGVDYTVFQMTGSAKQWWRDYISSRPAGSHPLSWTEFTQVFLSKFVPRSERERKRGLQQNGMSVAEYEGKFHALARHASMILPTEAERVRRFVKGLIIPIRLGVSQVAISGVPFQKVVDAAKELEMIRREGFEQLEGKRTRYSGDYGGAPPRSRGYLGRGYHPQSSRPIHAAIPASEAGYAGHNSSSSIHTSQGSSSRPVVRGGHSGHSGSSHQPAYRRGCFECGDMGHFVRDCPRTRRGGLHQGSQVSTSRAAQPPARGGAQNGRGGSHLGRGGSPSGRGGGRGGSQSDGGRSHCYAFPDLISSRSTSRGAI, translated from the coding sequence atgtcaggaatcctagaggggatggcccaggtaggagctttgcctgtcacttctgatggctcacagacccgtgttggaggtcaaacttcagatccgatagttgctccagattctcagactcccaggactcagccagctgccgttgtagctcctcgtttggatagtatagagtttccagatatgacatcacatttggtgaacaggccttctatgactattgatgagcaaaagatgtttgggaggttcagactaatgaatcctcctacttatactggtgacttagctgaggatgcatatgaattcatagttagttgtcatgagaggttgcataatcttggattagtcgagtctcatggagttgactacacagtgtttcagatgactggctctgctaagcagtggtggagggattatattagtagtaggccagctggatcccatccactatcctggactgagtttactcaggtatttctatccaaatttgttccacgcagtgagagggagcgcaagaggggtttgcagcaaaatggtatgtcagttgcagagtatgagggtaaatttcatgccttggctaggcatgcttcgatgatacttcccacagaggctgagagagtgaggaggtttgttaaggggTTGATCATTCCGATCCGTCTAGGAGTTTCTCAGGTTGCTATTTCTGGTGTTCCATTCcagaaagtggtagatgctgctaaggagttggagatgattcgacgtgagggatttgagcagcTAGAAGGAAAGAGGACTCGTTATTcaggtgattatggtggtgctccgcctaggagtcggggttacttgggcagaggttatcaccctcagtccagcagacccattcatgctgctATACCAGCGTCTGAGGCTGGTTACGCTGGGCATAACTCTTCGAGCTCGATACATACTTCAcagggttcatcttctagacctgtAGTTCGTGGAGGGCATTCTGGTCATTCCGGTTCCTCTCACCAGCCGGCGTATCGTAGGGGTTGctttgagtgtggtgatatgggacactttgtgagagactgccctaggaccagacgtggtggcttacatcagggttctcaggtttcgacttccagggctgcacaacctccagctagggGTGGTGCACAGAATGGTAGAGGCGGTTCTCATttaggtagaggtggttctccttctggccgaggtggtggtcgtggaggttcacaatctgatggaggtcgttctcactgttatgcttttccag
- the LOC138348309 gene encoding S-adenosyl-L-methionine:benzoic acid/salicylic acid carboxyl methyltransferase 3-like isoform X2, whose protein sequence is MEVTKVLLMNGGMGDASYAKNSLLQQKVILMTKSITDEAISSLYNNLSSRETICIADLGVAGSFYTRLFPSNSLHFVHSSYSLHWLSQIRFRVEAHLVEQFESELGVVMARNRTSASGGQDPIPAPASGNTVRSRGRR, encoded by the exons atggaGGTCACTaaagttcttctcatgaatGGAGGAATGGGAGATGCTAGCTATGCCAAAAATTCTCTGCTTCAG CAAAAGGTGATCCTCATGACGAAATCAATAACAGATGAAGCCATATCTTCTCTCTACAACAACCTTTCCTCAAGAGAAACGATATGCATTGCGGATTTAG GAGTTGCTGGTTCATTTTATACTAGACTTTTTCCTTCCAATAGCCTACACTTTGTCCACTCCTCTTATAGTCTTCATTGGCTTTCTCAA attcgattccgagtagaagcacatctcgtggagcaatttgagtccgagcttggagttgtg atggcgaggaatcgtacatcggcaagtggtggtcaggATCCTATTCCTGCGCCTGCTTCTGGGAACACTGTCCGAAGTAGAGGTAGGAGATGA
- the LOC138348307 gene encoding uncharacterized protein isoform X3, producing MSGILEGMAQVGALPVTSDGSQTRVGGQTSDPIVAPDSQTPRTQPAAVVAPRLDSIEFPDMTSHLVNRPSMTIDEQKMFGRFRLMNPPTYTGDLAEDAYEFIVSCHERLHNLGLVESHGVDYTVFQMTGSAKQWWRDYISSRPAGSHPLSWTEFTQVFLSKFVPRSERERKRGLQQNGMSVAEYEGKFHALARHASMILPTEAERVRRFVKGLIIPIRLGVSQVAISGVPFQKVVDAAKELEMIRREGFEQLEGKRTRYSGDYGGAPPRSRGYLGRGYHPQSSRPIHAAIPASEAGYAGHNSSSSIHTSQGSSSRPVVRGGHSGHSGSSHQPAYRRGCFECGDMGHFVRDCPRTRRGGLHQGSQVSTSRAAQPPARGGAQNGRGGSHLGRGGSPSGRGGGRGGSQSDGGRSHCYAFPGRPEAEASDAVITDLISSRSTSRGAI from the coding sequence atgtcaggaatcctagaggggatggcccaggtaggagctttgcctgtcacttctgatggctcacagacccgtgttggaggtcaaacttcagatccgatagttgctccagattctcagactcccaggactcagccagctgccgttgtagctcctcgtttggatagtatagagtttccagatatgacatcacatttggtgaacaggccttctatgactattgatgagcaaaagatgtttgggaggttcagactaatgaatcctcctacttatactggtgacttagctgaggatgcatatgaattcatagttagttgtcatgagaggttgcataatcttggattagtcgagtctcatggagttgactacacagtgtttcagatgactggctctgctaagcagtggtggagggattatattagtagtaggccagctggatcccatccactatcctggactgagtttactcaggtatttctatccaaatttgttccacgcagtgagagggagcgcaagaggggtttgcagcaaaatggtatgtcagttgcagagtatgagggtaaatttcatgccttggctaggcatgcttcgatgatacttcccacagaggctgagagagtgaggaggtttgttaaggggTTGATCATTCCGATCCGTCTAGGAGTTTCTCAGGTTGCTATTTCTGGTGTTCCATTCcagaaagtggtagatgctgctaaggagttggagatgattcgacgtgagggatttgagcagcTAGAAGGAAAGAGGACTCGTTATTcaggtgattatggtggtgctccgcctaggagtcggggttacttgggcagaggttatcaccctcagtccagcagacccattcatgctgctATACCAGCGTCTGAGGCTGGTTACGCTGGGCATAACTCTTCGAGCTCGATACATACTTCAcagggttcatcttctagacctgtAGTTCGTGGAGGGCATTCTGGTCATTCCGGTTCCTCTCACCAGCCGGCGTATCGTAGGGGTTGctttgagtgtggtgatatgggacactttgtgagagactgccctaggaccagacgtggtggcttacatcagggttctcaggtttcgacttccagggctgcacaacctccagctagggGTGGTGCACAGAATGGTAGAGGCGGTTCTCATttaggtagaggtggttctccttctggccgaggtggtggtcgtggaggttcacaatctgatggaggtcgttctcactgttatgcttttccaggtaggccagaggctgaagcctcagatgcagttatcacag
- the LOC138348308 gene encoding S-adenosyl-L-methionine:benzoic acid/salicylic acid carboxyl methyltransferase 2-like — protein sequence MEVTRVLHMNGGMGDASYAKNSLLQQKVILMTKSITDEAISSLYNNLSSRETICIADLGCSSGPNTFLSVSQFIQTIDKERKKKGRHKAPEFHVFLNDLPSNDFNTIFRLLPTFHQSLRKQNMGEDGSLFDPSNCFVTGVAGSFYTRLFPSNSLHFVHSSYSLHWLSQVPDGIKNNKGNIYLTSTSPASVHKAYYEQFERDFVTFLKYRSEELMENGRMVLTMLGRKNEDRFSQGCSYEWELLATTLKLLIAQESIDEEKVDSFNIPLYNPSPSEVMYIVEKERSFTIDILKTSEIQRNSCDDEKYNMAKSFRSVAEPLLVSYFGHDELNMDQVFHKYNQVIANDRKAMEKIMFVNVTVSLTKIN from the exons atggaGGTCACTAGAGTTCTTCACATGAATGGAGGAATGGGAGATGCTAGCTATGCCAAAAATTCTCTGCTTCAG CAAAAGGTGATCCTCATGACGAAATCAATAACAGATGAAGCCATATCTTCTCTCTACAACAACCTTTCCTCAAGAGAAACAATATGCATTGCGGATTTAGGTTGTTCTTCTGGACCAAACACTTTTTTGTCAGTCTCTCAATTCATTCAAACTAttgataaagaaagaaaaaagaagggaCGTCATAAGGCGCCGGAATTTCATGTTTTCTTGAATGATCTTCCTAGCAATGATTTCAATACCATTTTTCGATTGCTACCAACATTCCATCAAAGTTTGAGGAAGCAAAATATGGGAGAAGATGGATCATTATTTGATCCTTCAAATTGCTTTGTGACAGGAGTTGCTGGTTCATTTTATACTAGACTTTTTCCTTCCAATAGCCTACACTTTGTCCACTCCTCTTATAGTCTTCATTGGCTTTCTCAA GTTCCCGATGGAATAAAGAATAATAAGGGAAATATCTATCTAACAAGTACAAGCCCAGCAAGTGTTCATAAAGCATATTATGAGCAATTTGAGagagattttgtaacatttttaaAGTATCGCTCAGAAGAATTGATGGAAAATGGGCGTATGGTATTGACCATGTTGGGCAGAAAAAATGAAGATCGCTTCAGCCAAGGGTGTTCCTATGAGTGGGAACTTTTGGCTACGACGCTCAAGCTTCTGATTGCACAG gAATCAATAGATGAAGAAAAAGTGGATTCATTCAATATTCCTTTATACAATCCATCTCCATCAGAAGTGATGTATATAGTTGAAAAGGAGAGATCTTTCACCATTGATATCTTGAAAACTTCAGAAATTCAAAGGAATTCTTGTGATGACGAGAAATACAATATGGCAAAAAGCTTTAGATCTGTGGCTGAACCTTTACTTGTTAGCTATTTTGGTCATGATGAATTGAATATGGATCAAGTTTTCCACAAGTATAACCAAGTAATTGCCAACGATCGCAAGGCGATGGAAAAAATTATGTTCGTAAATGTCACTGTTTCGTTGACCAAAATAAACTAG
- the LOC138348307 gene encoding uncharacterized protein isoform X1, with translation MSGILEGMAQVGALPVTSDGSQTRVGGQTSDPIVAPDSQTPRTQPAAVVAPRLDSIEFPDMTSHLVNRPSMTIDEQKMFGRFRLMNPPTYTGDLAEDAYEFIVSCHERLHNLGLVESHGVDYTVFQMTGSAKQWWRDYISSRPAGSHPLSWTEFTQVFLSKFVPRSERERKRGLQQNGMSVAEYEGKFHALARHASMILPTEAERVRRFVKGLIIPIRLGVSQVAISGVPFQKVVDAAKELEMIRREGFEQLEGKRTRYSGDYGGAPPRSRGYLGRGYHPQSSRPIHAAIPASEAGYAGHNSSSSIHTSQGSSSRPVVRGGHSGHSGSSHQPAYRRGCFECGDMGHFVRDCPRTRRGGLHQGSQVSTSRAAQPPARGGAQNGRGGSHLGRGGSPSGRGGGRGGSQSDGGRSHCYAFPGRPEAEASDAVITGIIPVCHRPATVLFDPGSTYSYVSTYFAPSLDILCESLDLPIRVSTLVGDSVVVDQVYRLCTVTLMGYDTHADLKVLDMIDFDVILGMDWLSSYHAILNCHAKTITLAMPGIPIVEWRGTLSHPSKGVISFLKARQLVQRGYLAYLAHIRDTSIETLMLESIPVVSEFSEVFPTDLPGLPPDRDIDFCIDVEPGTRPISIPPYLMTPVELKELKE, from the coding sequence atgtcaggaatcctagaggggatggcccaggtaggagctttgcctgtcacttctgatggctcacagacccgtgttggaggtcaaacttcagatccgatagttgctccagattctcagactcccaggactcagccagctgccgttgtagctcctcgtttggatagtatagagtttccagatatgacatcacatttggtgaacaggccttctatgactattgatgagcaaaagatgtttgggaggttcagactaatgaatcctcctacttatactggtgacttagctgaggatgcatatgaattcatagttagttgtcatgagaggttgcataatcttggattagtcgagtctcatggagttgactacacagtgtttcagatgactggctctgctaagcagtggtggagggattatattagtagtaggccagctggatcccatccactatcctggactgagtttactcaggtatttctatccaaatttgttccacgcagtgagagggagcgcaagaggggtttgcagcaaaatggtatgtcagttgcagagtatgagggtaaatttcatgccttggctaggcatgcttcgatgatacttcccacagaggctgagagagtgaggaggtttgttaaggggTTGATCATTCCGATCCGTCTAGGAGTTTCTCAGGTTGCTATTTCTGGTGTTCCATTCcagaaagtggtagatgctgctaaggagttggagatgattcgacgtgagggatttgagcagcTAGAAGGAAAGAGGACTCGTTATTcaggtgattatggtggtgctccgcctaggagtcggggttacttgggcagaggttatcaccctcagtccagcagacccattcatgctgctATACCAGCGTCTGAGGCTGGTTACGCTGGGCATAACTCTTCGAGCTCGATACATACTTCAcagggttcatcttctagacctgtAGTTCGTGGAGGGCATTCTGGTCATTCCGGTTCCTCTCACCAGCCGGCGTATCGTAGGGGTTGctttgagtgtggtgatatgggacactttgtgagagactgccctaggaccagacgtggtggcttacatcagggttctcaggtttcgacttccagggctgcacaacctccagctagggGTGGTGCACAGAATGGTAGAGGCGGTTCTCATttaggtagaggtggttctccttctggccgaggtggtggtcgtggaggttcacaatctgatggaggtcgttctcactgttatgcttttccaggtaggccagaggctgaagcctcagatgcagttatcacaggtattatcccggtttgtcatcgaccagctactgtattatttgatccaggctctacttattcttatgtgtctacatattttgctcctagtctggatatattgtgtgagtctcttgatttgccgatacgtgtttctactcttgtcggggattctgtagttgtagatcaagtgtatcgtttatgtactgttactttgatggggtatgacactcatgcagatttaaaggtcttagatatgatagattttgatgtgattcttggtatggattggttatcttcttaccacgcaattttaaattgtcatgccaagaccatcactttagctatgcctggaattcctatagtagaatggagaggtactcttagtcatccttctaagggtgtgatatcattccttaaggctCGTCAGTTGGTACAGAGAGGATATTTGGCGTACTTGGCCCACATTCGAGATACTAGTATTGAGACTCTtatgcttgagtctattccagtagtgagtgaattttcagaagtatttccgaccgatttgccaggtcttccaccagatcgagatattgatttttgtattgatgtggagccaggcactcggcctatttccattcctccttatctTATGACACCagttgaattgaaagagttgaaggagtag
- the LOC138348307 gene encoding uncharacterized protein isoform X2 encodes MSGILEGMAQVGALPVTSDGSQTRVGGQTSDPIVAPDSQTPRTQPAAVVAPRLDSIEFPDMTSHLVNRPSMTIDEQKMFGRFRLMNPPTYTGDLAEDAYEFIVSCHERLHNLGLVESHGVDYTVFQMTGSAKQWWRDYISSRPAGSHPLSWTEFTQVFLSKFVPRSERERKRGLQQNGMSVAEYEGKFHALARHASMILPTEAERVRRFVKGLIIPIRLGVSQVAISGVPFQKVVDAAKELEMIRREGFEQLEGKRTRYSGDYGGAPPRSRGYLGRGYHPQSSRPIHAAIPASEAGYAGHNSSSSIHTSQGSSSRPVVRGGHSGHSGSSHQPAYRRGCFECGDMGHFVRDCPRTRRGGLHQGSQVSTSRAAQPPARGGAQNGRGGSHLGRGGSPSGRGGGRGGSQSDGGRSHCYAFPGRPEAEASDAVITDWERSETVRKGKEKS; translated from the coding sequence atgtcaggaatcctagaggggatggcccaggtaggagctttgcctgtcacttctgatggctcacagacccgtgttggaggtcaaacttcagatccgatagttgctccagattctcagactcccaggactcagccagctgccgttgtagctcctcgtttggatagtatagagtttccagatatgacatcacatttggtgaacaggccttctatgactattgatgagcaaaagatgtttgggaggttcagactaatgaatcctcctacttatactggtgacttagctgaggatgcatatgaattcatagttagttgtcatgagaggttgcataatcttggattagtcgagtctcatggagttgactacacagtgtttcagatgactggctctgctaagcagtggtggagggattatattagtagtaggccagctggatcccatccactatcctggactgagtttactcaggtatttctatccaaatttgttccacgcagtgagagggagcgcaagaggggtttgcagcaaaatggtatgtcagttgcagagtatgagggtaaatttcatgccttggctaggcatgcttcgatgatacttcccacagaggctgagagagtgaggaggtttgttaaggggTTGATCATTCCGATCCGTCTAGGAGTTTCTCAGGTTGCTATTTCTGGTGTTCCATTCcagaaagtggtagatgctgctaaggagttggagatgattcgacgtgagggatttgagcagcTAGAAGGAAAGAGGACTCGTTATTcaggtgattatggtggtgctccgcctaggagtcggggttacttgggcagaggttatcaccctcagtccagcagacccattcatgctgctATACCAGCGTCTGAGGCTGGTTACGCTGGGCATAACTCTTCGAGCTCGATACATACTTCAcagggttcatcttctagacctgtAGTTCGTGGAGGGCATTCTGGTCATTCCGGTTCCTCTCACCAGCCGGCGTATCGTAGGGGTTGctttgagtgtggtgatatgggacactttgtgagagactgccctaggaccagacgtggtggcttacatcagggttctcaggtttcgacttccagggctgcacaacctccagctagggGTGGTGCACAGAATGGTAGAGGCGGTTCTCATttaggtagaggtggttctccttctggccgaggtggtggtcgtggaggttcacaatctgatggaggtcgttctcactgttatgcttttccaggtaggccagaggctgaagcctcagatgcagttatcacag